Proteins encoded by one window of Ulvibacter sp. MAR_2010_11:
- the rpoC gene encoding DNA-directed RNA polymerase subunit beta' → MARNKENTVQKFDKISIGLASPESILAESRGEVLKPETINYRTHKPERDGLFCERIFGPVKDYECACGKYKRIRYKGIVCDRCGVEVTEKKVRRDRVGHINLVVPVAHIWYFRSLPNKIGYLLGLPSKKLDMIIYYERYVVIQPGIAKYEDGEPVKKMDFLTEEEYLTILDTLPQENLYLEENDPNKFIAKMGAECLIDLLNRIDLNTLSYNLRHKANNETSKQRKTEALKRLQVVEALRDANKNRENKAAWMIMKVIPVIPPELRPLVPLDGGRFATSDLNDLYRRVIIRNNRLKRLMEIKAPEVILRNEKRMLQESVDSLFDNTRKSSAVKTDSNRPLKSLSDSLKGKQGRFRQNLLGKRVDYSARSVIVVGPELKLFECGLPKDMAAELYKPFVIRKLIERGIVKTVKSAKKIIDKKEPVVWDILENVLKGHPVLLNRAPTLHRLGIQAFQPKLIEGKAIQLHPLVCTAFNADFDGDQMAVHLPLGPEAILESQLLMLASHNILNPANGSPVAVPSQDMVLGLYYMTKLRKSTPEHKVKGEGLTFYSAEEAIIAYNEKQVELNAEIKIRTKDFNENGELVKQIITTTLGRVIFNEQVPEAAGYINEVLTKKSLRDIIGGILEVTSVPTTAAFLDEIKGLGYKFAFEGGLSFSLGDIIIPAEKQSMIDDANTQVEGIIANYNMGLITNNERYNQVIDIWTATNAELTELSMKRIREDQQGFNSVYMMLDSGARGSKEQIRQLTGMRGLMAKPKKSNSGGGEIIENPILSNFKEGLSILEYFISTHGARKGLADTALKTADAGYLTRRLVDVSQDVIINIEDCGTLRGIEVSALKKNEEVVESLRDRIVGRTALNDVYNPLTKELLVATGDHVSEAVATAIENSPVESMEVRSALTCEAKKGICAQCYGRNLATNKMVQRGEAVGVVAAQSIGEPGTQLTLRTFHVGGIAGNISEENKLTVKFDGVAEIEELKTVKGEDSDGKSVDIVISRTSEIKLVDKKTGIVLSTSNIPYGSTINVKDGQSLKRGDVVCAWDPYNGVIISEFAGKIKYENIEQGITYQVEIDEQTGFQEKVISESRDKKKIPTLQILGKKDEVIRSYNLPVGAHLMVDDGDKIKIGKILVKIPRKSAKAGDITGGLPRVTELFEARNPSNPAVVSEIDGVVSFGKIKRGNREIIIESKLGEIKKYLVKLSNQILVQENDYVRAGMPLSDGSITPEDILRIKGPSAVQQYLVNEVQEVYRLQGVKINDKHFEVVVRQMMRKVQIVDSGDTTFLENQLAHKDDFIEENDKIFGMKVVTSAGDSENIKEGQIITPRELRDENSILKRADKALIEARDAETATATPILQGITRASLQTKSFISAASFQETTKVLNEAAVSGKVDDLEGLKENVIVGHRIPAGTGMRRYDTIIVGSKEELEQMTREKQEVNYN, encoded by the coding sequence ATGGCAAGAAATAAAGAAAACACAGTACAGAAATTCGATAAGATTTCTATTGGTTTAGCTTCTCCCGAATCCATTTTAGCGGAATCACGTGGAGAGGTGTTAAAGCCTGAAACGATAAATTACCGTACGCACAAGCCGGAGCGTGACGGACTTTTCTGTGAGCGTATTTTTGGTCCTGTAAAGGATTACGAATGTGCCTGTGGTAAATATAAGAGAATTCGCTACAAGGGTATTGTTTGTGACCGTTGTGGTGTTGAGGTAACCGAGAAGAAAGTACGTCGTGACCGTGTGGGACACATCAATTTGGTGGTTCCTGTGGCACATATCTGGTACTTCCGTAGTTTGCCTAACAAGATTGGATACCTTCTTGGGTTACCTTCCAAGAAGCTGGATATGATTATCTATTACGAGAGATATGTTGTTATCCAACCGGGTATTGCAAAATATGAAGATGGAGAGCCTGTAAAGAAAATGGATTTCCTTACTGAAGAAGAATATCTTACCATTTTAGATACCCTTCCGCAGGAAAATTTATACTTAGAAGAAAACGACCCTAATAAATTCATCGCTAAGATGGGTGCAGAGTGTCTAATTGATTTGTTAAACCGAATCGATCTTAACACCTTGTCGTACAATTTGCGTCATAAGGCAAATAACGAAACCTCTAAGCAACGTAAAACGGAAGCATTAAAGCGACTACAAGTTGTAGAAGCACTTCGTGATGCCAACAAGAACCGTGAAAACAAAGCGGCTTGGATGATTATGAAGGTGATTCCCGTTATTCCGCCGGAATTACGTCCGTTGGTGCCATTGGATGGTGGTCGTTTTGCAACTTCAGATCTTAACGATTTATACCGTCGTGTGATTATCCGTAACAATCGTTTAAAGCGATTGATGGAAATTAAGGCTCCGGAAGTGATTTTACGTAACGAAAAACGTATGCTTCAGGAATCGGTAGATTCATTGTTCGATAATACGCGTAAGTCTTCAGCAGTAAAAACTGATAGTAACCGTCCGTTGAAATCTCTTTCAGATTCCCTGAAAGGTAAGCAAGGGCGTTTCCGTCAGAACTTATTAGGAAAGCGTGTGGATTATTCGGCGCGTTCGGTAATTGTTGTGGGACCTGAATTAAAATTATTTGAATGTGGTCTTCCGAAGGATATGGCTGCCGAATTGTACAAGCCTTTCGTAATCAGAAAACTGATTGAAAGAGGGATTGTAAAAACGGTGAAGTCGGCCAAGAAGATTATAGATAAAAAAGAACCCGTTGTATGGGACATCCTGGAAAATGTATTGAAAGGACATCCGGTACTATTAAACCGTGCTCCTACCTTGCACCGTTTGGGTATACAAGCATTTCAGCCTAAATTAATTGAAGGGAAAGCGATTCAGTTACACCCATTGGTGTGTACTGCATTTAATGCCGATTTCGATGGAGATCAAATGGCGGTTCACCTTCCGTTAGGTCCTGAAGCTATTTTGGAATCACAGTTATTAATGCTCGCCTCTCACAATATCTTAAACCCTGCAAACGGTTCGCCGGTGGCAGTACCTTCTCAAGATATGGTATTGGGTCTGTATTATATGACCAAACTTCGTAAATCTACTCCCGAGCATAAGGTAAAAGGAGAAGGATTGACATTTTATTCGGCCGAAGAAGCAATCATTGCATACAATGAAAAACAGGTAGAATTGAATGCCGAAATAAAGATTAGAACAAAAGACTTTAATGAAAATGGGGAGCTTGTTAAACAAATTATCACTACTACTTTAGGTAGAGTGATTTTTAACGAGCAGGTTCCGGAAGCAGCAGGTTATATTAACGAAGTATTGACCAAGAAATCACTTCGTGATATTATTGGTGGTATTTTAGAAGTGACCAGCGTACCAACTACAGCAGCTTTCTTGGATGAAATTAAAGGCTTAGGATATAAGTTTGCCTTCGAAGGAGGATTGTCTTTCAGTTTGGGAGATATTATTATTCCTGCCGAAAAGCAAAGTATGATCGATGATGCAAATACTCAGGTAGAAGGAATTATCGCAAACTACAACATGGGATTAATCACCAATAACGAACGTTACAATCAGGTGATTGATATTTGGACGGCTACCAATGCCGAGTTGACTGAATTGTCTATGAAGCGTATTCGCGAAGACCAACAAGGTTTCAACTCTGTATATATGATGCTTGACTCCGGAGCTCGTGGATCTAAAGAACAGATTCGACAGTTAACCGGAATGCGTGGATTGATGGCCAAACCTAAGAAATCGAACTCGGGTGGAGGTGAAATTATTGAAAACCCTATTCTTTCTAACTTTAAGGAAGGACTTTCAATTTTGGAATACTTTATTTCTACGCATGGTGCGCGTAAGGGTCTTGCCGATACCGCTTTGAAAACAGCGGATGCAGGATATCTAACACGTCGTTTGGTGGATGTTTCACAGGATGTAATTATTAATATTGAAGACTGTGGTACTTTACGAGGTATCGAAGTTTCAGCATTAAAGAAAAACGAAGAGGTTGTAGAATCACTTCGTGACCGAATTGTGGGTCGTACCGCCTTAAATGATGTGTACAATCCGTTGACCAAGGAATTGCTTGTTGCTACTGGAGATCATGTTTCTGAAGCGGTCGCAACTGCTATCGAAAATTCTCCGGTGGAGAGTATGGAAGTTCGTTCTGCATTAACTTGTGAGGCTAAAAAAGGAATTTGTGCACAATGCTACGGAAGAAACCTTGCGACCAATAAAATGGTACAAAGAGGTGAAGCTGTAGGTGTAGTTGCCGCACAGTCTATTGGAGAGCCGGGAACTCAGTTAACATTGCGTACATTCCACGTGGGAGGTATTGCGGGTAACATTTCGGAAGAAAATAAATTGACCGTTAAATTTGACGGAGTTGCCGAAATCGAAGAATTGAAAACCGTAAAAGGTGAAGATTCCGATGGAAAATCGGTAGATATTGTGATTTCACGTACTTCAGAAATAAAACTGGTAGATAAGAAAACCGGAATTGTTTTGAGTACCAGTAATATACCTTACGGATCTACTATCAATGTAAAAGACGGACAATCACTTAAAAGAGGTGATGTAGTTTGTGCATGGGATCCATATAACGGGGTTATTATTTCAGAATTTGCAGGTAAGATTAAGTACGAAAATATCGAACAAGGTATTACCTATCAGGTTGAAATCGATGAACAAACCGGATTCCAGGAAAAAGTAATTTCAGAATCAAGAGACAAGAAGAAGATACCTACCTTACAAATTTTAGGGAAGAAGGATGAAGTAATTCGTTCGTACAACCTACCGGTAGGAGCTCACTTAATGGTGGATGATGGCGATAAGATTAAGATTGGTAAGATTTTAGTGAAGATTCCTCGTAAGTCGGCTAAAGCCGGTGATATTACCGGAGGTCTTCCACGAGTTACCGAATTATTTGAAGCACGTAACCCATCCAATCCTGCTGTAGTAAGTGAGATTGACGGTGTTGTTTCCTTCGGAAAAATTAAGCGTGGTAACCGTGAGATTATTATCGAGTCTAAGCTGGGTGAAATCAAGAAGTATTTGGTGAAGTTGAGTAACCAGATTCTTGTTCAGGAAAACGATTACGTGAGAGCAGGTATGCCATTGTCTGATGGTTCTATCACTCCCGAAGATATTTTACGAATTAAAGGCCCATCTGCGGTACAACAATACTTGGTGAACGAAGTTCAGGAAGTATATCGTCTGCAAGGGGTGAAGATTAACGACAAGCATTTTGAGGTTGTTGTTCGTCAAATGATGCGTAAAGTACAGATTGTTGATTCCGGAGATACAACCTTCCTTGAGAACCAACTGGCACATAAAGATGATTTTATTGAAGAAAACGATAAAATCTTCGGAATGAAAGTGGTCACCAGTGCCGGAGATTCAGAGAATATAAAAGAAGGACAAATCATCACTCCGCGTGAGTTGCGTGATGAGAATTCAATTCTGAAAAGAGCCGACAAAGCCTTAATAGAAGCGCGTGATGCCGAAACGGCAACAGCGACGCCTATATTACAAGGAATTACCAGAGCTTCGTTGCAAACCAAGTCGTTTATCTCGGCAGCTTCCTTCCAGGAAACTACTAAAGTATTGAACGAAGCAGCAGTAAGCGGTAAGGTGGACGACTTAGAAGGACTGAAGGAAAATGTAATTGTAGGTCATAGAATCCCAGCAGGAACCGGAATGCGTCGTTACGACACCATCATTGTTGGTTCTAAAGAAGAGTTGGAGCAAATGACTCGCGAGAAGCAAGAAGTTAACTATAATTAG
- a CDS encoding peptide chain release factor 3 yields MQLKREIDRRRTFGIISHPDAGKTTLTEKLLLFGGAIQEAGAVKSNKIKKGATSDFMEIERQRGISVATSVLAFEYEGIKINILDTPGHKDFAEDTFRTLTAVDSVIVVIDVAKGVEEQTEKLVEVCRMRNIPMIVFINKLDREGKDAFELLDEIEQKLNLRVTPLSFPIGMGYDFKGIYNIWEKNVNLFSGDSRKNIEETIEIADVNHPDLEKIISHKASEILREELELVYEVYPDFNRDEYLEGTLQPVFFGSALNNFGVRELLDCFVEIAPKPRPKASDTRLVKPEEKEFSGFVFKIHANMDPKHRDRLAFVKIVSGTFERNTPYLHVRHNKKLKFSSPNAFFAEKKQIVDISYPGDIVGLHDTGNFKIGDTLTEGEEMHYKGVPSFSPEHFKYINNADPMKSKQLEKGIDQLMDEGVAQLFTLELNGRKVIGTVGALQFEVIQYRLEHEYGATCRYENLNVHKACWVEAMNPKSEEFADFKRVKAKFLAVDKRGQLVFFADSAFTLQMTQSKYPNVKLHFVSEFEKIK; encoded by the coding sequence ATGCAATTGAAACGCGAAATTGACCGCCGAAGAACCTTCGGAATTATCTCTCATCCCGATGCCGGAAAAACCACTTTAACCGAAAAATTATTGCTTTTTGGAGGTGCAATTCAGGAAGCTGGTGCCGTAAAAAGTAATAAAATTAAAAAGGGTGCTACCAGTGATTTTATGGAAATTGAAAGACAAAGAGGTATCTCTGTCGCTACTTCCGTGCTGGCCTTTGAATATGAAGGAATTAAGATAAACATACTCGATACACCGGGACACAAGGACTTTGCTGAAGATACCTTCCGTACACTAACGGCCGTGGATAGTGTTATAGTTGTTATTGATGTAGCAAAGGGGGTTGAAGAGCAAACCGAAAAACTAGTGGAAGTTTGTCGTATGCGGAATATACCCATGATCGTGTTTATTAATAAATTGGATAGAGAAGGTAAAGATGCTTTTGAATTGTTGGATGAAATTGAACAAAAATTGAATCTTCGGGTGACGCCTTTAAGTTTTCCTATAGGAATGGGATACGATTTTAAAGGAATCTACAATATTTGGGAGAAAAATGTAAATCTGTTTAGTGGTGATAGCCGCAAGAATATTGAGGAAACTATTGAAATTGCAGATGTAAATCATCCCGATCTCGAAAAAATTATAAGTCACAAAGCTTCAGAAATCCTTCGGGAGGAGCTGGAATTGGTGTATGAAGTTTATCCCGACTTTAATCGCGACGAATACCTCGAAGGAACGTTACAGCCGGTCTTTTTTGGATCGGCATTGAATAATTTCGGGGTACGGGAGTTATTGGATTGCTTTGTTGAAATCGCCCCTAAACCGCGTCCTAAAGCCAGTGATACCCGCCTGGTAAAACCTGAAGAAAAAGAATTTTCAGGATTTGTATTTAAAATTCATGCAAATATGGATCCCAAGCATCGCGACCGCTTGGCATTTGTAAAAATTGTTTCGGGGACATTCGAAAGAAATACTCCCTACCTCCATGTTCGGCATAACAAAAAACTAAAATTTTCCAGTCCTAATGCCTTCTTTGCTGAAAAAAAACAAATTGTAGATATTTCCTATCCCGGTGACATAGTAGGTTTACACGATACCGGGAACTTTAAAATTGGTGATACTTTAACCGAAGGCGAAGAAATGCACTACAAAGGGGTTCCTAGTTTTTCGCCGGAACACTTTAAATATATCAACAATGCCGATCCTATGAAGAGTAAACAGCTGGAAAAAGGAATTGACCAGTTAATGGACGAAGGGGTAGCACAATTATTTACGCTGGAGCTTAACGGAAGAAAGGTAATTGGAACTGTGGGAGCACTCCAATTTGAAGTAATTCAGTACCGTCTTGAGCATGAATACGGCGCTACCTGTCGCTACGAAAACCTAAACGTGCATAAAGCCTGTTGGGTGGAAGCCATGAATCCAAAGAGTGAGGAATTTGCCGATTTTAAACGAGTCAAGGCAAAATTTTTAGCCGTCGATAAGCGAGGACAATTAGTGTTCTTTGCTGACTCGGCTTTTACACTACAAATGACACAATCTAAATATCCGAATGTAAAATTGCATTTTGTGAGTGAATTCGAAAAGATAAAATAG
- a CDS encoding DUF3467 domain-containing protein: protein MADVKKPKQQPQQGQINIELDETVAQGIYSNLAIINHSVSEFVIDYVTIMPGVPKSKVKSRIILTPQHAKRFLKALGDNVKRFENAHGEIKDYQQPPIPINFGPTGEA, encoded by the coding sequence ATGGCAGATGTAAAAAAACCAAAACAGCAGCCTCAACAGGGGCAGATTAATATAGAATTGGATGAAACTGTAGCGCAAGGGATCTATAGCAACCTCGCTATTATAAATCATTCTGTATCCGAATTTGTAATCGACTATGTTACCATCATGCCCGGTGTACCAAAGAGTAAGGTAAAGTCGAGAATTATATTGACCCCGCAACATGCCAAGCGATTTTTAAAGGCGTTAGGAGATAATGTAAAACGATTTGAGAATGCCCATGGTGAAATTAAAGATTACCAACAGCCTCCCATTCCCATAAACTTTGGGCCAACCGGAGAAGCATAA
- a CDS encoding Ig-like domain-containing protein, whose product MKNTVPALQCKTSFLKFSIFIFSIFIQMSFAQTQKPSVQTGVTFQWSDIQPNPNLPATINSITIDGIVYQAFAAPTTYAMTRVGPNGHNANRIIRNGTIVNNSSNNANWNNDAITAFRAKNLNHYFLSDSNGRNICGNFGAIATTDAQVQSLYYSPGIPSNAGGLIAITERNANNCYYISVYGRPVGGGPEQFLGDTFVRPNTTQWGPLFNAPPAGVDYWNSGRVLENNGTIGIAIFKLDDLAPTGSIITRFELVASTADHGDGKAFIIQKYATPILEKACLDTEFQGTLVTNNIPAGSTFSLVSGPTPAGQSFTFNANGSYSYTPELGFLGDVVFEYQVCLPFPNTTTCDTSTATISYIPWSDEYCSCSSGNADGPLLQN is encoded by the coding sequence ATGAAAAATACTGTTCCTGCACTTCAGTGTAAAACATCTTTTTTGAAGTTTTCGATTTTCATTTTCTCGATCTTCATCCAGATGAGTTTTGCGCAAACTCAGAAGCCTTCAGTTCAAACCGGGGTTACCTTTCAATGGTCGGATATTCAGCCAAATCCGAATTTACCGGCTACTATAAATTCTATCACAATTGACGGAATTGTTTATCAGGCATTTGCAGCTCCCACAACCTATGCTATGACCAGAGTAGGACCTAACGGCCATAATGCGAATAGAATAATCAGGAATGGAACTATCGTAAATAATAGTAGCAATAATGCCAATTGGAACAACGATGCGATTACTGCTTTTCGCGCGAAAAATTTAAATCATTATTTTCTTTCCGACTCTAATGGACGCAATATTTGCGGCAATTTTGGTGCAATAGCAACGACCGATGCACAAGTTCAATCCCTTTATTATTCACCGGGAATTCCTTCAAACGCCGGTGGATTGATCGCGATTACTGAAAGAAATGCAAATAACTGCTACTATATTTCGGTGTATGGAAGGCCTGTTGGGGGAGGTCCGGAACAGTTCTTAGGCGATACTTTTGTTAGACCGAATACTACTCAATGGGGGCCCTTATTTAATGCACCCCCTGCAGGAGTAGACTATTGGAATTCGGGTAGAGTTTTAGAGAATAACGGAACCATAGGAATCGCTATATTTAAATTGGATGATCTGGCTCCAACAGGTTCTATAATCACAAGATTTGAATTGGTCGCTTCTACAGCCGATCACGGAGATGGAAAGGCATTTATAATTCAAAAATACGCAACACCAATACTAGAAAAAGCATGTCTGGATACCGAGTTTCAAGGGACTCTGGTAACAAATAATATTCCAGCGGGTTCAACATTTTCTTTGGTTTCCGGGCCAACACCAGCGGGTCAATCTTTTACATTCAACGCAAATGGCAGCTACTCTTATACACCCGAATTAGGTTTTTTAGGAGATGTTGTTTTTGAATATCAAGTGTGTTTACCGTTTCCAAATACTACTACCTGCGATACATCAACCGCAACCATATCATATATACCATGGTCTGATGAGTACTGTAGTTGCTCATCAGGAAATGCTGATGGCCCACTATTGCAAAATTAA